A region from the Eublepharis macularius isolate TG4126 chromosome 13, MPM_Emac_v1.0, whole genome shotgun sequence genome encodes:
- the LOC129341258 gene encoding ras-related GTP-binding protein A, giving the protein MPNTAMKKKVLLMGKSGSGKTSMRSIIFANYIARDTRRLGATIDVEHSHVRFLGNLVLNLWDCGGQDTFMENYFTSQRDNIFRNVEVLIYVFDVESRELEKDMHYYQSCLEAILQNSSDAKIFCLVHKMDLVQEDQRDLIFKEREEDLKRLSRPLECACFRTSIWDETLYKAWSSIVYQLIPNVQQLETNLRNFAQIIEADEVLLFERATFLVISHYQCKEQRDIHRFEKISNIIKQFKLSCSKLAASFQSMEVRNSNFAAFIDIFTSNTYVMVVMSDPSIPSAATLINIRNARKHFEKLERVDGPKHSLLMR; this is encoded by the exons ATGCCGAACACAGCCATGAAGAAGAAG GTGCTGTTGATGGGCAAAAGTGGGTCTGGCAAGACCAGCATGAGATCCATTATTTTCGCAAACTACATTGCACGGGATACCCGGCGCCTCGGAGCTACGA TTGATGTGGAACATTCTCATGTTCGGTTTCTGGGCAATCTGGTGTTAAACTTGTGGGACTGTGGAGG ACAGGACACCTTCATGGAGAATTACTTCACTAGCCAGCGTGATAACATCTTTCGCAATGTAGAAGTCTTGATCTATGTCTTTGACGTGGAGAGCAGGGAGCTTGAGAAAGACATGCACTATTACCAGTCATGTCTAGAAGCCATTCTTCAGAACTCATCCGATGCCAAAATCTTCTGCCTCGTGCACAAGATGGACTTGGTGCAGGAGGACCAACGTGACCTG ATTTtcaaagagagagaagaagattTGAAGCGTCTGTCCCGTCCTTTGGAATGTGCCTGCTTTAGAACTTCTATCTGGGATGAAACTCTTTACAAG GCTTGGTCCAGTATAGTCTACCAGCTGATCCCCAACGTCCAACAACTAGAGACAAATCTCAGGAACTTTGCTCAGATCATTGAAGCTGATGAAGTTCTTCTGTTTGAAAGAGCCACTTTTCTG GTCATTTCCCACTATCAATGTAAAGAACAACGTGATATCCACAGATTTGAGAAAATCAGCAACATTATTAAACAATTCAAGTTGAGCTGCAG caaacTGGCAGCCTCTTTCCAGAGCATGGAGGTCAGGAACTCCAACTTTGCAGCCTTCATCGATATCTTTACATCAAACACTTACGTGATGGTTGTCATGTCGGATCCTTCCATAC CTTCTGCTGCCACGTTGATCAACATTCGAAATGCCAGGAAGCACTTTGAGAAGCTGGAGAGGGTGGATGGGCCAAAGCACAGCCTGCTCATGCGCTGA